From a single Silene latifolia isolate original U9 population chromosome 6, ASM4854445v1, whole genome shotgun sequence genomic region:
- the LOC141588142 gene encoding uncharacterized protein LOC141588142 — translation MLVALRFPDNFRLLVMACLSSPSYTLNLNGAHFGYFKGRRGLRQGDPISPLLFCLCMEYLTRIMNFATTQWYFSKGDVQSIMLILRAIATFSAASGLKVNPSKSEVVFSGVADELKYDITQVSGFQEEKIVAKILSIGARKLSYAGRLVLINSVLNTLHNYWASIFLIPKGVIKRIEAICRNFLWSGESDYGRTPSVSWYGICCSKKEGGLGIKNAGVWNTASVGKLVNWLHTKADRLWVLWIDHVYLKGAQWDTYVPSPDSNWNLRNICRVKRLMEGGFQNSSWIATLGGYSVGAGYQWRKALNTRAKLYQLGFCMSNRCVLCEVMEETHEHLFGDCVYSSQVLDGMEQWLCLRISGPMNHYSKFQRKICRMAGTSTSQTSASGSSSKDAAAL, via the exons ATGTTAGTGGCCTTGAGATTCCCTGATAATTTTAGGTTACTTGTTATGGCCTGCCTTTCATCTCCATCTTACACTCTCAATTTGAATGGTGCCCACTTTGGTTATTTTAAGGGTAGAAGGGGGTTAAGGCAAGGGGACCCTATCTCCCCTCTACTCTTCTGTCTGTGTATGGAGTATTTGACAAGAATTATGAACTTTGCAACTACTCAATGGTATTTCAG TAAAGGGGATGTACAATCTATaatgcttattttgagagctaTAGCTACCTTCTCTGCTGCATCTGGTCTTAAGGTTAATCCATCCAAGTCTGAGGTGGTTTTCAGTGGTGTAGCAGATGAGTTGAAGTATGACATTACCCAGGTTTCAGGATTCCAGGAGG AGAAGATTGTGGCTAAAATTCTAAGTATAGGAGCAAGAAAACTTAGTTATGCAGGACGGCTTGTTCTTATTAATTCTGTGCTCAACACACTTCATAATTATTGGGCATCTATATTCCTAATTCCTAAAGGGGTTATTAAGAGGATTGAAGCAATTTGTAGGAACTTCTTATGGAGTGGGGAATCTGATTATGGCAGAACACCTTCAGTGTCATGGTATGGCATTTGCTGCAGTAAAAAAGAGGGTGGACTGGGCATAAAGAATGCTGGGGTGTGGAATACTGCAAGCGTAGGAAAGCTTGTTAATTGGTTACATACAAAAGCTGATAGACTTTGGGTCCTATGGATTGATCATGTATATTTGAAAGGGGCACAGTGGGATACATATGTACCTTCTCCTGATTCCAATTGGAACTTGAGAAACATTTGCCGTGTCAAGAGGTTGATGGAAGGTGGTTTTCAGAACAGTTCTTGGATAGCTACCCTTGGTGGTTATTCAGTTGGTGCAGGGTACCAATGG AGAAAGGCCTTAAATACTCGGGCAAAGCTTTACCAGCTGGGCTTCTGTATGTCAAATAGATGTGTTCTTTGTGAAGTCATGGAGGAAACTCATGAACATCTCTTTGGGGATTGTGTTTATAGCTCTCAGGTGTTGGATGGAATGGAGCAGTGGCTCTGTCTTCGTATAAGTGGCCCTATGAATCATTATTCGAAGTTTCAGAGGAAGATTTGCAGAATG GCTGGCACTTCAACTTCGCAGACCTCAGCATCTGGTAGCAGCTCTAAAGATGCAGCTGCATTATAG